In Archangium violaceum, the following are encoded in one genomic region:
- a CDS encoding Kelch repeat-containing protein produces the protein MHKKRCLYLLVAGFTSFAVGCQPEEPSASDTAPLETRAAALEGVVGTWSANAPQAQSTGWRTATLLDSGLVLSVHDGSTELYNPYSDTWRGLVGPYLFGRIRGTVSRLPSGKVLLAGGTMSSGNQNQAMLFDPATESWSSTGSMAQGRVEHTATLLDSGLVLVVGGSYNLRGQTALAELYDPATGTWSGAGALPEELSVHTATQLYSGEVLVTGGTHFDSFSYPFSNPRSAAYLFQPATKTWTPAGNMSRTRMGHVAIRLYSGNVLVAGGTADVNDTSSDVYNPYSHQWLAGPSLPISGPYVSATMLYSGEVLVLNSSGQGALYDASTNAWRLAAPAQQVRGDFATVLLQTGQVLAVGNGAVERYTR, from the coding sequence ATGCACAAGAAGCGTTGTCTGTATTTGCTCGTGGCGGGGTTCACGTCCTTCGCGGTCGGCTGCCAGCCCGAGGAGCCCTCGGCGTCCGACACCGCTCCACTGGAGACCCGCGCGGCCGCGCTCGAGGGCGTGGTGGGCACCTGGAGCGCCAATGCCCCCCAGGCGCAGAGCACGGGTTGGCGCACCGCGACACTGCTCGACTCGGGCCTGGTGCTGTCGGTGCACGACGGCTCGACGGAGCTGTACAACCCGTACTCGGACACATGGCGCGGTCTGGTGGGCCCGTACCTCTTCGGACGCATCCGCGGCACCGTGAGCCGGCTGCCCTCGGGCAAGGTGCTCCTGGCCGGTGGCACCATGTCGTCCGGCAACCAGAATCAGGCAATGCTGTTCGACCCCGCCACGGAGAGCTGGAGCTCCACGGGTTCCATGGCCCAGGGCCGCGTCGAGCACACGGCGACGCTGCTCGACTCGGGCCTGGTACTGGTGGTGGGTGGCAGCTACAACCTGCGTGGTCAGACGGCACTCGCGGAGCTGTACGACCCCGCCACGGGCACGTGGAGCGGCGCGGGCGCCCTTCCCGAGGAGCTCTCCGTTCACACGGCGACCCAGCTCTACTCCGGCGAGGTCCTGGTGACGGGCGGCACCCACTTCGATAGCTTCAGCTACCCCTTCAGCAACCCGCGCAGCGCGGCCTACCTGTTCCAGCCGGCCACGAAGACGTGGACTCCGGCGGGCAACATGTCGAGGACGCGCATGGGCCACGTCGCCATCCGGCTCTACTCGGGCAACGTGCTGGTCGCCGGTGGCACGGCGGACGTGAACGACACCTCGTCCGACGTGTACAACCCGTACAGCCACCAGTGGCTCGCGGGCCCGTCCCTTCCCATCTCCGGCCCCTACGTCAGCGCGACGATGCTCTACTCGGGCGAGGTGCTGGTGCTCAACAGCTCCGGACAGGGCGCGCTGTATGACGCGTCGACGAACGCGTGGCGCCTCGCGGCTCCCGCCCAGCAGGTGCGCGGGGACTTCGCCACCGTGCTGCTGCAGACGGGCCAGGTGCTGGCGGTGGGAAATGGCGCGGTGGAGCGGTACACGCGCTGA
- a CDS encoding cytochrome P450 — MSDSYPLPKNWRCPLDPPAEYKRLRQEAPVTRVQVWDGSTPWLITRYEHAYEALGDPRLSLDFRLPGFPHTSPTSAARVERVLPFPFREDAEYRVQRAMLVQEFSPRRMETLRPRIQSIVDERLDAMLAGPRPTDLLAAFALPVAIRVICELLGVPYDDYVYLHGLSCTIGSRDSPKDEAGRALEEMDGYFQRLVEANVSNPGDTLVGRIVAEHVRKGALSKQDASAMFQMLFHAGHGPTAYMICMGTMALVLDPDQLREFRAVADEPRQLSAAIQELMRYVTVSHSGRQRVATEDITLGGQLIRAGEGVLVQTDSANRDERVFPNPDRLDIHRTPHRNLALGHGIHLCTGRALALIELEVVFRTLFQRVPTLRLAVPVEDIPFKQNDNLLGVHEMPVTW; from the coding sequence ATGAGCGATTCCTATCCGCTGCCCAAGAACTGGCGCTGCCCGCTGGACCCTCCCGCCGAGTACAAGCGGCTCAGGCAAGAAGCTCCGGTGACTCGCGTCCAGGTGTGGGACGGCAGCACGCCGTGGCTCATCACCCGCTACGAGCATGCATACGAGGCCCTCGGCGACCCGCGGCTGAGCCTGGACTTCAGGTTGCCGGGCTTCCCGCACACGTCGCCCACATCGGCCGCCCGGGTGGAACGGGTTCTTCCGTTTCCGTTCCGCGAGGATGCGGAGTACCGGGTCCAGCGGGCCATGCTCGTGCAGGAGTTCTCGCCCCGGCGGATGGAGACCCTGCGACCGCGAATCCAGAGCATCGTCGACGAGAGGCTCGACGCGATGCTGGCCGGGCCGAGGCCGACCGACCTGCTGGCGGCCTTCGCGCTCCCCGTGGCCATTCGCGTCATCTGTGAGCTGCTCGGCGTCCCCTATGACGACTACGTGTACCTGCACGGCCTGAGTTGCACGATCGGCTCCCGCGACTCGCCGAAGGACGAGGCCGGACGGGCCCTGGAGGAGATGGACGGCTATTTCCAACGTCTGGTGGAGGCGAACGTCAGCAACCCCGGTGACACCCTCGTCGGCCGCATCGTGGCCGAGCACGTGCGGAAGGGAGCGCTGAGCAAGCAGGACGCGTCCGCCATGTTCCAGATGCTGTTCCACGCCGGGCACGGCCCCACCGCGTACATGATCTGCATGGGCACGATGGCGCTGGTGCTCGACCCGGACCAGCTCCGCGAGTTCCGCGCGGTGGCGGATGAGCCCCGCCAGCTCTCCGCGGCCATCCAGGAATTGATGCGCTACGTCACCGTCTCGCACAGCGGCAGACAACGAGTCGCCACGGAGGACATCACCCTGGGCGGCCAGCTCATCCGCGCCGGAGAAGGCGTCCTCGTCCAGACGGACTCGGCCAACCGCGACGAGAGGGTCTTCCCCAACCCGGACCGCCTGGACATCCACCGCACACCGCATCGCAACCTCGCCCTCGGCCATGGAATCCACCTGTGCACGGGGCGCGCGCTCGCCCTCATCGAGCTCGAGGTGGTGTTCCGCACGCTGTTCCAGCGCGTCCCCACCCTGCGGCTGGCCGTGCCCGTCGAGGACATCCCCTTCAAGCAGAACGACAACCTGCTCGGCGTGCACGAGATGCCAGTCACCTGGTAG
- a CDS encoding condensation domain-containing protein: protein MTNAFPMSFAQQRLCFLHWLEPSGFAQSTARCFRVTGPLDTTAVRAAVDVLVARHESLRTVFPLGTHQHVLPDGRGHVQVLDVPDEAEAPRHAEAVVSQPFDIEHGPLLRITVLRSGPELHFLVFSAHLLVADGCSLQILFEELALTYRAAVTGEPAGLPELPVRYTDWAEWQREQLTDSRRAELSRWWCQRLSGLPLMLDLVPPRRALGRGRRMHRALPAEVVAGVRALASAERQTVFTVLSAAWGVVLGHFASRPQVLLGLAVANREPLEIERVLGFFVNTVALPIDLSGDPDFRELLVRVAESLAASYEHKDLPFEQLVAELAPPRDPTRSPLVQVNFAHHPVGTIGAMELHGCSVTEQLLDFATAKFELTLRVEETPSGTSVAWAEFDESLFDTGFVDGLLSAYEKVLRAAAPGVPVSRLLPPRSATERALTRIFADVLGLESVGPHDDFFRLGGHSLQLIDLVVRVRAELDRHIGLRDLYATPTVAGAAALLEHPGASR from the coding sequence ATGACGAACGCGTTCCCGATGTCCTTCGCCCAGCAGCGGCTGTGTTTCCTCCACTGGCTCGAGCCCTCGGGATTCGCCCAGAGCACGGCCCGCTGCTTCCGGGTGACGGGCCCGCTGGACACCACCGCCGTGCGTGCGGCCGTGGACGTACTGGTGGCCCGGCACGAGTCGCTGCGGACCGTCTTTCCACTCGGCACGCACCAACACGTGCTGCCAGACGGACGCGGACACGTGCAGGTGCTCGACGTGCCGGACGAAGCCGAGGCGCCGCGGCACGCGGAGGCCGTCGTCTCCCAGCCATTCGACATCGAGCACGGGCCGCTGCTGCGGATCACCGTGCTCCGATCGGGTCCGGAGCTGCACTTCCTCGTGTTCTCGGCGCATCTCCTGGTGGCCGATGGATGCTCGCTGCAGATCCTCTTCGAGGAGCTGGCCCTCACCTACCGGGCGGCGGTCACCGGTGAGCCCGCCGGGTTGCCCGAGCTGCCCGTGCGGTACACGGACTGGGCGGAGTGGCAGAGGGAGCAGCTCACCGACTCGCGGCGCGCGGAGTTGTCACGCTGGTGGTGTCAGCGGCTGTCCGGACTCCCGCTGATGCTGGACCTCGTCCCGCCCCGCCGCGCGCTGGGGCGGGGGCGGCGCATGCATCGCGCTCTGCCCGCGGAGGTCGTCGCGGGGGTGCGCGCGTTGGCGAGCGCCGAGCGTCAGACCGTGTTCACGGTCCTGTCCGCCGCCTGGGGAGTGGTGCTCGGGCACTTCGCGAGCAGACCCCAGGTGCTGCTCGGCCTGGCCGTGGCCAACCGCGAACCCCTGGAGATCGAGCGCGTGCTCGGGTTCTTCGTCAACACCGTCGCGCTCCCGATTGACCTGAGCGGAGACCCCGACTTCCGCGAGCTGCTCGTGAGGGTAGCCGAGTCCCTGGCCGCGTCCTACGAGCACAAGGATCTGCCCTTCGAGCAGCTCGTCGCCGAGCTCGCCCCACCGAGAGACCCCACCCGGTCACCGCTCGTGCAGGTCAACTTCGCCCACCACCCGGTGGGCACGATCGGCGCGATGGAGCTGCACGGCTGCTCGGTGACGGAGCAGTTGCTGGACTTCGCCACCGCCAAGTTCGAGCTCACCCTTCGCGTCGAGGAGACCCCCAGCGGCACGAGCGTCGCCTGGGCCGAGTTCGACGAGAGCCTGTTCGACACCGGCTTCGTCGACGGCCTGCTGTCGGCCTACGAGAAGGTCCTGCGCGCCGCCGCGCCCGGTGTGCCGGTGTCTCGCTTGCTGCCCCCGCGCTCCGCGACCGAGCGGGCCCTCACCCGGATCTTCGCCGACGTGCTGGGTCTCGAGTCCGTCGGCCCGCATGACGACTTCTTCCGTCTCGGTGGCCATTCCCTGCAGCTGATCGACCTCGTGGTCCGGGTACGTGCCGAGCTCGACCGGCACATCGGGCTGCGCGACCTGTACGCAACCCCGACGGTGGCTGGAGCCGCCGCACTTCTCGAGCACCCAGGAGCGTCACGATGA